One segment of Corynebacterium atrinae DNA contains the following:
- a CDS encoding molybdopterin molybdotransferase MoeA — protein MVTPEEHAAAIARLIADQPAVAVPLIDAPGRLLAAPVTAAFDSPRFDNSQMDGYALSAAHLAGGEFSVGATLPAGTDPNVLYPEGIGAEIVPIMTGAKVPRGTAAIVPVERCNPPTFGAATVTVPAGIPLGQFIRPQGSDIAAGEFLLEAGELITPVAVGVLAGQGLTDVEVRGRHRVILCTGGAEIGSDSAAAIPDSNGPMLQALCAQAGINVAGHVRTNDDPEQLAADLEAVIEQLNPTAIITSGGISAGEFEVIRQVLAPHGWFGHVNQQPGGPQGWARFHGVPVICLPGNPVSTLVSFRLFVAPLLGMSPAPVACQMGTDAPGLPTKEQFLRGVLADRVARPVGGAGSHLLAQALHATCLIRIPAGGVPGGASVRVYPLGASSCALGW, from the coding sequence ATGGTCACCCCCGAGGAACACGCCGCGGCGATCGCGCGGTTGATCGCCGATCAGCCGGCCGTCGCCGTCCCGCTTATCGACGCCCCCGGGCGCCTCCTCGCCGCCCCCGTCACCGCCGCGTTCGACTCGCCGCGCTTCGACAACTCGCAGATGGACGGCTATGCCCTCTCCGCCGCCCACCTGGCCGGCGGGGAGTTTTCCGTCGGCGCAACTCTGCCCGCTGGGACCGACCCCAATGTCCTCTACCCGGAGGGCATCGGCGCGGAAATCGTGCCCATCATGACCGGCGCGAAAGTCCCCCGCGGCACGGCGGCGATCGTGCCGGTCGAGCGCTGCAATCCCCCCACCTTCGGCGCCGCAACCGTGACGGTTCCCGCGGGCATCCCGCTCGGGCAGTTCATCCGGCCGCAGGGAAGCGACATTGCGGCCGGGGAGTTCTTGTTGGAGGCCGGGGAGTTGATCACCCCCGTGGCCGTGGGAGTTCTCGCTGGCCAGGGCCTCACGGACGTCGAGGTCCGCGGGCGACACCGGGTGATCCTGTGCACGGGCGGGGCGGAGATCGGCTCCGATTCCGCCGCCGCCATTCCCGATTCCAACGGCCCGATGCTGCAGGCCCTGTGCGCGCAGGCGGGCATCAACGTCGCCGGGCACGTGCGCACCAACGACGACCCGGAGCAGCTCGCCGCCGATCTGGAGGCTGTCATCGAGCAGCTCAACCCCACCGCGATCATTACTTCTGGCGGCATCTCCGCCGGGGAATTCGAGGTGATCCGCCAGGTACTCGCACCGCACGGGTGGTTTGGCCACGTTAACCAGCAGCCCGGTGGACCGCAGGGGTGGGCCCGCTTCCACGGCGTGCCGGTCATCTGTCTGCCCGGCAATCCCGTGTCCACCCTCGTCAGCTTCCGCCTCTTCGTCGCTCCCCTCCTGGGAATGTCCCCCGCTCCGGTCGCTTGCCAAATGGGCACAGATGCCCCCGGCCTGCCCACCAAGGAGCAATTCCTCCGCGGCGTCCTCGCCGACCGGGTGGCCCGGCCGGTGGGCGGCGCCGGATCGCACCTGCTGGCCCAGGCCCTTCACGCCACCTGCCTCATTCGCATTCCAGCTGGCGGGGTGCCCGGTGGCGCCTCGGTGCGCGTCTACCCTCTGGGAGCATCCTCATGCGCACTGGGTTGGTAG
- a CDS encoding MoaD/ThiS family protein translates to MEIRYFAAARAAAGTAVETVDTVPDTLGELLDARASALTGTTDAGTTLRDVLAHCTFLIDGRSSPRSTPLAGVQRVDVLPPFAGG, encoded by the coding sequence GTGGAGATTCGCTATTTCGCCGCCGCCCGAGCCGCCGCAGGAACCGCCGTCGAGACTGTCGACACCGTCCCCGACACCCTCGGGGAGCTTCTCGACGCCCGCGCCAGCGCCCTCACCGGCACCACCGACGCCGGCACGACCCTGCGGGACGTGCTCGCACACTGCACCTTTCTTATCGACGGCCGCTCGTCCCCCCGCTCCACACCCCTCGCCGGGGTGCAGCGGGTCGACGTCCTCCCGCCGTTCGCCGGGGGCTAG
- a CDS encoding phage holin family protein, producing the protein MLRFILNVIVTAIALFFVTRIVPGVEIVPADDTWAFIWVAVVFVLVNATLGPVLRLLGLPFTILTLGLFALVINAVLFLIVDWVSGIFNLGLSIDGFWAALVGAIVMSIATWVLDIVLRAVGVGRD; encoded by the coding sequence ATGCTTCGGTTCATTCTCAACGTCATTGTCACCGCGATTGCTTTATTCTTTGTCACCCGCATCGTTCCCGGCGTGGAGATCGTCCCCGCCGACGACACCTGGGCGTTCATCTGGGTAGCGGTGGTCTTCGTCCTGGTCAACGCCACTCTCGGGCCGGTGCTACGCCTCCTCGGTCTGCCGTTTACCATCCTCACCCTCGGGCTGTTCGCCCTCGTCATCAACGCAGTGTTGTTCCTCATCGTCGACTGGGTCAGCGGGATCTTCAACCTTGGCCTGAGCATCGACGGGTTCTGGGCGGCACTCGTCGGCGCGATCGTCATGTCGATTGCCACGTGGGTACTCGACATCGTGCTCCGCGCCGTCGGAGTGGGTCGGGACTAG
- the hisC gene encoding histidinol-phosphate transaminase — protein sequence MIRPELADMPAYVPGKRQLEALKLSSNEVCTAPLAVAAAAMAEAAAGANRYPDMGAVDLREALADQLDLSPDQIAVGSGSSALCQQLVQIAAQPGDEVIFPWRSFEGYPIFVQVVGATPVPIPLTEAGGHDLKAVAAAITDRTRLIFVCNPNNPTGTTITQAEFDEFMAKVPSDIIVALDEAYFEYNHAEDTPVATEEIVKHPNVVGLRTFSKAYGLAGVRVGYGFGAPEIISALNKVAIPFAVSSVAQAGAIASLSAADELLERTEETVEQRDRVADALGARRSQANFIWLDGPRAHDLAAHLADNNVLVRAFPEGVRISVTTEEEADRLLAACGPYLKES from the coding sequence ATGATTCGCCCCGAACTAGCTGATATGCCAGCCTACGTCCCCGGTAAGCGCCAATTGGAGGCGCTGAAGCTCTCTTCCAACGAGGTGTGCACCGCTCCCCTCGCTGTGGCTGCCGCGGCAATGGCCGAGGCCGCAGCCGGGGCCAACCGCTACCCGGATATGGGGGCGGTGGATCTGCGGGAAGCCCTGGCTGACCAGCTGGATCTATCCCCCGACCAGATCGCCGTCGGCAGCGGGTCATCCGCCCTGTGCCAGCAGTTGGTGCAGATTGCCGCGCAACCGGGGGACGAGGTCATCTTCCCGTGGCGCAGCTTCGAGGGTTACCCCATTTTTGTCCAGGTGGTCGGCGCGACGCCTGTCCCCATTCCCCTCACCGAAGCAGGTGGCCACGATCTTAAGGCCGTGGCCGCGGCCATCACTGATCGCACTCGCCTAATCTTCGTGTGCAATCCGAACAACCCCACGGGTACCACGATCACTCAGGCCGAGTTCGACGAGTTCATGGCGAAGGTGCCCAGCGACATTATCGTCGCGCTGGATGAGGCGTACTTCGAATACAACCACGCGGAAGATACTCCGGTGGCCACGGAGGAGATCGTGAAACACCCCAACGTCGTTGGGCTGCGCACGTTCTCCAAGGCCTACGGCCTCGCTGGGGTCCGGGTGGGTTATGGCTTCGGCGCACCGGAGATCATCTCGGCGCTGAATAAGGTCGCCATCCCCTTCGCTGTGAGTTCGGTGGCCCAGGCGGGCGCGATCGCTAGCCTCAGCGCTGCCGACGAGCTCCTGGAGCGCACCGAGGAGACGGTCGAGCAGCGCGATCGCGTCGCCGATGCTCTCGGCGCGCGCCGCAGCCAGGCGAACTTCATTTGGTTGGACGGCCCCCGGGCCCACGACCTGGCCGCCCACTTGGCCGATAACAATGTCCTCGTCCGCGCGTTCCCCGAGGGGGTGCGCATCTCGGTGACCACCGAGGAGGAGGCGGATCGACTCCTGGCGGCCTGCGGACCTTACCTAAAGGAGAGTTAA
- the mgtE gene encoding magnesium transporter, producing MTSNVLDRLEKILRADAQVPPERAEELSDLLDEAPIKDIVALVERSTPTRAALVLRLLSRSRSIAVFDALDAAHQADLIDALGDAAVYDFFAELGPEDRVSLLDELPAEIAERLLKTLDDPKRDVTGVVLGYPKGSVGRRTSPEVPLIYASMTVEAALAELRRVADQVETIYTVPVITHDRVVVGVTSLRDLFTAEGHGGVDTLMKPPVVAEAHDSAEETARWFLALDLLAMPIVDESNRLVGVLTFDDAHEIVEEADSEDSARSGASEPLQQPYLSTPLLKVVRSRIVWLLVLALSALLTVQVLDTFEDTLAAAVVLSLFIPLLTGTGGNTGNQAATTVTRAIALGDVRARDILHVAWRELRVGVVLGSLLGGLGFGLATLVYGLPIGIVIGSTLLLVCMMSATVGGLMPIIAKKLGADPAVFSNPFISTFCDATGLIIYFLIAKAVLGL from the coding sequence ATGACCAGCAACGTGCTCGATCGCCTGGAAAAGATCCTCCGCGCCGACGCCCAGGTTCCACCGGAGCGGGCCGAGGAACTCTCGGATCTGCTGGATGAGGCGCCGATCAAGGACATCGTCGCCCTCGTTGAGCGTTCCACCCCGACTCGCGCCGCGCTGGTTTTGCGGCTGCTCTCTCGGAGCCGTTCGATCGCGGTGTTCGACGCGCTTGATGCGGCCCATCAGGCGGATCTCATCGACGCGCTTGGCGACGCCGCCGTCTACGACTTCTTCGCCGAACTCGGCCCCGAGGACCGGGTGTCCCTGCTCGATGAGCTGCCCGCTGAGATCGCTGAACGGCTACTCAAGACGCTTGATGACCCAAAGCGTGATGTCACCGGGGTTGTGCTCGGCTACCCCAAGGGCTCGGTTGGTCGCCGGACCTCACCGGAGGTGCCGCTGATCTACGCTTCGATGACGGTGGAGGCGGCGCTAGCGGAGCTACGGCGGGTCGCCGATCAGGTGGAGACCATTTACACGGTGCCGGTGATCACGCATGATCGCGTGGTCGTCGGTGTGACCTCCCTGCGGGACTTGTTTACGGCGGAGGGGCACGGGGGCGTCGATACGCTGATGAAACCGCCGGTCGTGGCGGAGGCACATGACTCGGCGGAGGAAACCGCTCGCTGGTTCTTGGCGCTGGACCTGCTGGCGATGCCGATCGTCGACGAGTCTAACCGCCTAGTCGGTGTGCTCACCTTCGACGACGCGCACGAAATCGTCGAAGAAGCTGACTCCGAGGACTCCGCCCGTTCGGGTGCCTCGGAACCACTCCAACAGCCCTACTTATCGACGCCGCTGCTCAAGGTCGTGCGATCCCGCATCGTCTGGCTGCTGGTCCTCGCCCTGTCCGCGCTCCTCACTGTGCAAGTGCTCGACACATTCGAGGACACGCTCGCCGCGGCGGTCGTCCTCAGCCTGTTCATCCCGCTGCTCACCGGCACCGGCGGCAACACCGGCAACCAGGCCGCCACCACCGTCACCAGGGCTATCGCGCTTGGCGACGTCCGCGCCAGGGACATCCTGCACGTCGCCTGGCGGGAGCTGCGGGTCGGCGTCGTCCTCGGCTCCCTCCTCGGCGGCCTCGGATTCGGGCTGGCCACGCTGGTGTATGGCCTGCCGATTGGGATTGTTATCGGTTCGACCTTGCTGCTGGTGTGCATGATGTCGGCGACCGTGGGCGGGCTGATGCCAATCATCGCCAAGAAGCTGGGCGCTGACCCCGCCGTCTTTTCCAACCCGTTCATCTCTACGTTCTGCGATGCCACCGGCCTGATTATCTATTTCCTCATAGCTAAGGCTGTGCTTGGCCTTTAA
- a CDS encoding SLC13 family permease yields the protein MSTPHTHESTATTEGDLTEIRDSREWHRQAAGIIIGLLLAALVYFIFPSDAAETVLQSAGAKADTEYTHQSMRIVAAITVLMAVWWMTEAIPLAATALVPIAVFPIAQVATFAQVGGPYASSTIFLFLGGFLLALGLQRWNLHRRMALAVVMAVGTSPKRLILGFMVATGFLSMWVSNTATAVVMLPIGLSVLQLTAGIVGGMRKQKNFATGLMLAIAYSASIGSLGTLIGTPPNALLAGYMKEAHGITIGFGQWMMVGVPVAASFTLIAWLVLINVFKPEMDQIPGGRELIREEIQKMGPWTRPQIMVGVIFLAAALTWVFAPLIIDWTGSEILYEDAIVGIIAGLLMFALPANGKTGVRLLDWKTANEVPWDVLLLFGGGLSLSGMFTATGLSLWIGEKAKNLEVLPIFLLMGAVALLVLVLTEFTSNTATAATFLPIMGGVAVGIGLTSSTDMNVLLLTIPVALAATCAFMLPVATPPNAIAYGSGYVKIGDMIKGGIWLNVIAVILITLAAYFIAVPVFGLVV from the coding sequence ATGAGCACTCCTCACACACACGAGAGCACCGCCACAACTGAAGGTGATCTCACCGAAATCCGCGACTCCCGTGAATGGCACCGCCAAGCGGCCGGCATCATCATTGGCCTGTTGCTCGCCGCACTGGTCTACTTCATCTTCCCGTCTGATGCCGCCGAGACAGTCCTCCAATCAGCCGGTGCCAAAGCCGACACCGAATACACCCACCAGTCGATGCGTATCGTTGCCGCGATCACTGTGTTGATGGCCGTGTGGTGGATGACCGAGGCCATCCCGCTCGCCGCTACCGCGCTCGTGCCCATCGCGGTGTTCCCCATCGCGCAGGTAGCGACCTTCGCGCAGGTGGGTGGCCCCTACGCCAGCTCCACCATTTTCCTCTTCCTCGGCGGCTTCCTCCTGGCCCTGGGTCTCCAGCGCTGGAACCTGCACCGTCGCATGGCACTCGCCGTAGTCATGGCCGTGGGCACCAGCCCCAAGCGCCTGATCTTGGGCTTCATGGTCGCGACCGGCTTCCTTTCCATGTGGGTGTCTAACACCGCGACCGCCGTCGTCATGCTCCCCATCGGCCTGTCCGTCCTGCAGCTGACCGCCGGCATCGTCGGCGGTATGCGCAAGCAGAAGAACTTTGCCACCGGCCTCATGCTCGCCATCGCCTACTCCGCCTCCATCGGCTCCCTGGGCACCCTCATCGGCACCCCGCCCAACGCCCTGCTCGCTGGCTACATGAAGGAAGCCCACGGCATCACCATCGGCTTCGGCCAGTGGATGATGGTCGGCGTCCCCGTCGCCGCCTCCTTTACCCTCATCGCCTGGCTCGTCCTCATCAACGTGTTCAAGCCGGAAATGGACCAGATCCCCGGCGGCCGTGAGCTCATCCGTGAAGAAATCCAGAAGATGGGTCCCTGGACCCGCCCGCAGATCATGGTCGGCGTCATCTTCCTTGCCGCTGCGCTCACCTGGGTTTTCGCCCCGCTAATCATCGACTGGACCGGCTCCGAAATCCTCTACGAAGACGCCATCGTTGGCATCATCGCCGGCTTGCTCATGTTTGCCCTTCCCGCAAACGGAAAAACCGGCGTCCGCCTCCTCGACTGGAAGACCGCCAACGAAGTCCCGTGGGATGTTCTCTTGCTCTTCGGCGGTGGACTCTCCCTCTCCGGCATGTTCACCGCCACCGGCCTCTCCCTGTGGATCGGTGAAAAGGCCAAGAACCTCGAAGTCCTACCGATCTTCCTCCTCATGGGCGCCGTCGCCCTGCTGGTCCTCGTCCTCACCGAGTTCACCTCCAACACCGCCACCGCCGCGACCTTCCTTCCCATCATGGGTGGCGTCGCAGTCGGCATCGGCCTGACCAGCTCGACGGACATGAACGTCCTCCTTCTCACCATCCCCGTCGCACTCGCAGCCACCTGTGCGTTCATGCTCCCCGTCGCGACCCCGCCGAACGCTATCGCCTACGGCTCCGGCTACGTCAAGATCGGCGACATGATCAAGGGCGGCATCTGGCTCAACGTCATCGCCGTCATCCTCATCACCCTCGCCGCCTACTTCATCGCCGTCCCGGTCTTCGGATTGGTCGTCTAA
- a CDS encoding FAD-dependent monooxygenase: protein MQFHHYGYVSENPRRHTPTGIGVSRPEELPDTMDVLVIGSGPAGMIAAAQLSMFPNVHTRLVERRPHRLGLGQADGIQARSVETFQAFGFANEITDEAYRITEMSFWNQDPEHPENIIRTGRPIDDEFGISEFPHLIVNQARVLDYFARFAANSPSRLTPDYGWEFVGLQISEDPENEEYPVTVELKRTMPDEEEYSRFVRTRYVIGSDGARSQVRRSINRKLQGDAANHAWGVMDVLADSDFPDIRTKCAIHSKHGSILHIPREGGYLFRMYVDLGVVPAGDQGAIRNTPLEAVIRKANEITHPYYVDVKEVAWHSIYEVGHRLVDAFDDVDLDINPDGHPRIFLTGDACHTHSAKAGQGMNVSMQDGFNIGWKLGHVLDGRASEDLLKTYSGERQPAAQNLINFDKEWSTLMATPLDELEDPDAIEKYYVEAEEFAAGFLTTYEENLITGSTEHQDLATGFPVGRRFKSHRAMRRCDANVLHLGHQHYADGRWRIYAFADTPPPGQPSKLTDWAQWLHESEESPVRAHTPVEGDENAYFDVKVIYQQHYHDFDVTDAPEAFRPKVGPHKLKNLENVWSALREEDIFDARGISRDGAVIVVRPDQYVAAVLPLDDTQALADFFAPILG, encoded by the coding sequence ATGCAATTCCATCATTACGGATACGTCTCCGAAAACCCCAGACGTCATACACCAACGGGCATCGGCGTAAGCCGCCCCGAGGAACTGCCTGACACCATGGATGTCCTCGTCATCGGCTCCGGTCCCGCTGGCATGATCGCCGCAGCCCAGTTGTCAATGTTTCCGAATGTCCACACCCGCCTCGTCGAGCGACGCCCTCATCGTCTTGGCTTGGGACAGGCGGACGGTATCCAGGCCCGTTCTGTAGAGACCTTTCAAGCCTTCGGTTTCGCGAACGAGATCACCGACGAGGCGTACCGCATTACCGAGATGTCGTTTTGGAACCAAGACCCCGAGCACCCCGAGAACATCATCCGCACCGGTCGCCCCATCGACGATGAATTCGGGATCTCCGAGTTCCCCCACCTGATTGTCAACCAAGCCCGCGTCCTGGACTACTTCGCACGGTTCGCGGCCAACTCTCCGTCACGCTTGACCCCGGATTACGGCTGGGAGTTCGTTGGCCTGCAGATCTCTGAAGATCCGGAAAACGAGGAGTATCCGGTCACGGTGGAACTCAAGCGCACCATGCCGGACGAGGAGGAGTACTCCCGTTTCGTCCGCACTCGGTACGTCATCGGTTCCGATGGAGCTCGTTCCCAGGTCCGCCGGTCCATCAACCGCAAGCTCCAGGGAGACGCTGCGAACCATGCTTGGGGCGTGATGGATGTGCTGGCGGATAGTGACTTCCCGGACATTCGAACCAAGTGCGCCATCCACTCGAAGCACGGCTCGATTCTGCACATCCCTCGCGAGGGAGGTTACTTGTTCCGCATGTACGTCGATCTCGGCGTCGTGCCAGCTGGCGACCAAGGCGCCATCCGCAACACCCCGCTCGAAGCTGTCATTCGCAAGGCCAACGAGATCACTCACCCGTACTACGTGGACGTTAAGGAGGTCGCCTGGCATTCCATCTACGAGGTCGGCCACCGCCTCGTCGATGCCTTCGACGACGTCGATCTTGATATCAACCCCGATGGACATCCGCGCATTTTCCTCACTGGAGACGCCTGCCATACCCACTCCGCAAAGGCCGGCCAAGGCATGAACGTGTCGATGCAGGACGGTTTCAACATCGGCTGGAAACTCGGCCACGTCCTTGATGGCCGAGCCTCCGAGGACCTATTGAAGACGTATTCGGGTGAGCGCCAACCGGCTGCGCAGAATCTGATCAACTTCGACAAGGAATGGTCAACACTCATGGCCACTCCGCTCGATGAATTGGAAGATCCAGACGCGATCGAGAAGTACTACGTCGAGGCTGAGGAGTTCGCCGCCGGGTTCCTCACCACCTACGAGGAGAACCTCATCACCGGTAGCACCGAGCATCAAGACCTAGCCACCGGCTTCCCAGTCGGCCGCCGCTTCAAGTCCCACCGGGCGATGCGCCGCTGTGACGCGAACGTTCTCCATCTGGGCCATCAACACTACGCGGACGGCCGGTGGCGAATCTACGCCTTCGCCGATACCCCACCACCGGGTCAGCCCTCGAAGCTCACCGACTGGGCGCAATGGCTCCATGAGTCGGAGGAGTCCCCGGTCCGAGCCCACACCCCAGTCGAAGGTGATGAGAACGCCTACTTCGACGTCAAGGTCATCTACCAGCAGCACTACCACGATTTTGATGTCACCGACGCCCCAGAGGCCTTCCGTCCGAAGGTCGGACCGCACAAGCTCAAGAACCTGGAAAACGTGTGGTCCGCGCTGAGAGAAGAAGACATTTTCGACGCCCGCGGCATCAGCCGCGATGGCGCCGTCATCGTGGTCCGTCCGGACCAGTACGTCGCTGCGGTTCTACCGCTGGATGACACCCAAGCGCTGGCGGACTTCTTCGCCCCCATCCTGGGCTGA
- a CDS encoding MFS transporter translates to MPQPTTPTPPVSSTREQRRVVAATTIGTAIEWYDYFLYAAAAGLVFNKLMFSPLGTGGATIVSFLTVGLSFLFRPFGAFLAGHFGDRYGRRAVLMVTLFAMGGATALIGLLPTYESIGILAPILLILLRIIQGISAGGEWGGAVLLAVEHAPKGKRGLFGAGPQVGVPMGLLMSSGLLALMNVIAPGDAFLEWGWRVPFLLSIVLVFIGYFIRVGVDESPVFEEIAQRKETTANPVGTLFKRYTPLVIVAALLFAGQNTVGYMTTGGYVQNYTTNPEGLALERGDVLLAVTFSAVIWGISTLFAGWVSDYLGRRKTYIVGYLILGAGAAALFPLINTGSLPSLYAALSFLSVGLGLTYGQQAAAYAEIFPASIRFSGVSVTYALGSIFGGAFAPSISAALVEATGTTTSVTIYLLIMVTVGLTAAILLRDRTDIPLGPDHEEEQARGQFQFSR, encoded by the coding sequence ATGCCCCAACCAACCACCCCCACACCACCTGTGAGCTCGACTCGGGAACAACGACGCGTCGTCGCCGCCACCACTATCGGTACCGCTATCGAGTGGTACGACTACTTCCTCTACGCCGCCGCGGCCGGCCTCGTCTTCAACAAGCTGATGTTCAGCCCGCTCGGCACCGGCGGAGCTACCATCGTGTCCTTTTTGACGGTGGGCCTTTCGTTCCTTTTCCGCCCCTTCGGCGCTTTCCTCGCCGGCCATTTCGGCGACCGCTACGGCCGCCGAGCCGTCCTCATGGTCACTTTGTTCGCCATGGGTGGAGCCACCGCTCTCATTGGCCTGCTGCCCACCTATGAATCGATTGGCATCCTCGCACCGATACTGCTCATCCTGCTGCGCATCATCCAAGGTATTTCCGCAGGCGGAGAATGGGGCGGGGCGGTCTTGCTCGCTGTAGAACATGCCCCCAAGGGCAAGCGTGGCCTCTTCGGCGCAGGCCCTCAGGTCGGCGTCCCGATGGGCCTGCTGATGTCATCTGGCCTCCTCGCACTCATGAACGTCATCGCTCCCGGTGACGCATTCTTGGAGTGGGGCTGGCGGGTGCCCTTCCTTCTGTCGATCGTGCTCGTCTTCATCGGCTACTTCATTCGCGTCGGCGTCGACGAGTCCCCAGTGTTTGAGGAGATCGCCCAGCGGAAAGAAACCACCGCCAACCCTGTCGGTACCCTGTTCAAGCGCTACACGCCGCTGGTCATCGTGGCGGCCCTGCTCTTCGCCGGCCAGAACACGGTTGGCTACATGACTACCGGCGGCTATGTCCAGAACTACACCACCAACCCTGAGGGTCTGGCCCTAGAGCGCGGCGATGTGCTGTTGGCGGTCACCTTCTCTGCCGTGATTTGGGGTATTTCCACCCTGTTCGCCGGGTGGGTCTCCGACTATCTCGGGCGACGGAAAACCTACATCGTCGGCTACCTCATTCTCGGAGCTGGGGCCGCGGCCTTGTTCCCCCTAATCAACACGGGCAGCCTGCCGTCCCTTTACGCGGCCCTGTCCTTCCTCAGCGTCGGCCTGGGCCTCACCTACGGTCAGCAGGCAGCGGCCTACGCCGAGATATTCCCCGCTTCGATCCGCTTCTCAGGCGTGTCCGTCACTTACGCCCTCGGCTCCATCTTCGGTGGCGCCTTCGCCCCGTCCATCTCAGCGGCCTTAGTGGAGGCAACCGGCACCACTACGTCCGTCACTATCTACCTGCTCATCATGGTCACCGTCGGCTTGACCGCCGCCATCTTGTTGCGTGATCGCACCGACATTCCTCTGGGCCCCGACCATGAGGAGGAACAGGCGCGCGGGCAGTTCCAGTTCAGCCGCTAG
- a CDS encoding fumarylacetoacetate hydrolase family protein — translation MTVASQLPINPGKIIAVHLAFESRAAQRGRRPKQPSYFIKATSSLAPSGAEVVRPEGTELLAFEGEIALVIGESARNVPLEEAWDHVSHVTASNDLGIYDYRAQDKGSNTRSKSRDGYTPIGPRLIDARVVDPKALRLRTWVNGELVQDDGTGDEQMIFPLAQFVADLSQHMTLETGDVILTGTPAGSTVIQPGDVVEVEVDAPTAMGAPTSGRLRTTVVSGPGNFDEGIGMLPAIDDKQREEAWGTRAAAGLAEDPNAISDELRAMLEAIPTAGLSAQLRNRGLNQVVIEGVYPQERGTKMVGIARTLRFLPGREDLFTSHGGGFNAQKRAFDAVRPGEVLVIEARGEAGSGTMGDILALRAKFRGAAGVVTDGCVRDYEEVREVGLPVFSQGPHPAVLGRKHVPWDHDLAIACGNATVVPGDIIVGDDDGVIVIPRNLAEEIAAAALSKEHEDSWVAERVSEGGSLDGLFPPVGENKKAYQAYLAEHPVEVPQPARKE, via the coding sequence TTGACAGTTGCGTCCCAGTTGCCCATCAATCCGGGCAAAATTATCGCCGTCCACCTGGCCTTCGAATCCCGTGCCGCGCAGCGCGGTCGCCGCCCGAAACAGCCGTCCTACTTCATCAAGGCCACCAGCTCGCTGGCACCTTCCGGCGCCGAGGTTGTGCGCCCTGAGGGAACCGAATTGCTCGCCTTTGAGGGGGAAATTGCCCTTGTTATCGGCGAATCCGCTCGCAACGTCCCTCTGGAGGAGGCGTGGGACCACGTCTCCCATGTCACCGCCTCCAACGACCTTGGTATCTACGACTACCGGGCTCAGGACAAGGGCTCTAACACCCGCTCAAAAAGCCGCGATGGGTACACCCCCATTGGTCCGAGGCTTATCGACGCCCGGGTGGTAGATCCCAAGGCCCTGCGTCTGCGCACCTGGGTCAACGGTGAGTTGGTCCAAGATGACGGCACGGGCGATGAACAGATGATCTTTCCGTTGGCCCAGTTCGTGGCGGATCTCTCTCAACACATGACGCTTGAGACCGGGGACGTCATCCTCACCGGCACTCCGGCCGGCTCGACCGTCATCCAACCAGGCGACGTCGTGGAGGTTGAAGTTGACGCCCCCACCGCCATGGGTGCGCCCACCTCCGGCAGGCTGCGGACCACCGTGGTCTCCGGTCCTGGGAACTTTGACGAGGGCATCGGCATGTTGCCCGCCATCGATGACAAACAGCGCGAGGAGGCCTGGGGGACTCGGGCCGCTGCCGGATTGGCCGAAGACCCGAACGCCATCAGCGACGAGCTGCGCGCCATGTTGGAGGCTATCCCCACCGCAGGATTGTCCGCCCAGCTGCGTAACCGGGGCCTCAACCAGGTCGTCATCGAGGGCGTTTACCCGCAGGAACGCGGCACCAAGATGGTAGGCATCGCCCGTACTCTGCGGTTCCTGCCGGGGCGGGAGGACCTGTTCACCTCCCATGGTGGTGGATTCAACGCCCAGAAGCGCGCCTTCGACGCCGTCCGCCCGGGTGAGGTCCTGGTGATTGAGGCCCGGGGTGAAGCTGGCTCGGGGACGATGGGAGACATCCTCGCATTGCGCGCCAAGTTCCGTGGCGCCGCCGGTGTGGTTACCGACGGTTGTGTTCGAGATTACGAGGAGGTTCGCGAGGTCGGTCTGCCGGTGTTTTCCCAAGGGCCTCACCCGGCGGTCCTCGGGCGAAAGCACGTTCCGTGGGATCACGATCTGGCCATTGCCTGCGGCAACGCCACAGTAGTGCCGGGAGACATCATCGTTGGTGACGATGACGGCGTTATCGTCATCCCACGCAACCTGGCCGAGGAAATCGCGGCCGCTGCGCTGTCCAAGGAACATGAGGACAGCTGGGTCGCCGAGCGTGTGTCGGAGGGCGGGTCGCTCGACGGGTTGTTCCCCCCGGTCGGGGAGAACAAGAAGGCTTACCAGGCGTACCTTGCCGAGCACCCGGTTGAGGTACCTCAGCCAGCGCGGAAGGAATGA